The following are encoded together in the Kribbella voronezhensis genome:
- a CDS encoding L-rhamnose mutarotase — MTRLALHSRLIPGTEEAYELEHARVWPELITVMNRAGIRDWSIWRSGRDLFHLVECDDYEAAVAQLANDPVDQRWQAHMSQFVESFAKNPDGTHPLNHVWTMSEQTD; from the coding sequence TTCCCGGCACCGAAGAGGCCTACGAACTCGAGCACGCCAGAGTCTGGCCCGAGCTGATCACGGTGATGAACCGCGCCGGCATCCGCGACTGGAGCATCTGGCGCAGCGGCCGGGATCTCTTCCACCTCGTCGAGTGCGACGACTACGAGGCGGCAGTAGCTCAGCTCGCGAACGACCCGGTCGACCAACGCTGGCAGGCCCACATGAGCCAGTTCGTCGAGTCCTTCGCCAAGAACCCCGACGGCACCCACCCCCTCAACCACGTCTGGACAATGTCCGAACAGACCGACTAG
- a CDS encoding pirin family protein — protein sequence MSVDIRRAADRFRTENEWLDSHHSFSFGPYYDPANVGFGLLLVHNDEVVAPGTGFATHPHQDLEIVTWVLRGALVHQDSQGHNGIVYPGLAQRMSAGSGIQHSEKNDAGEPVRYVQMWVRPDEVDLPPSYQQAEVDDALSSGGLVPIASGLPKHADTTAIHINQRGAGLYAARLTPGAAVELPTAPYVHLFVALGTITLEGAGELNTSDAARLIASDGPRVTAGPEGAQILVWEMRP from the coding sequence ATGAGTGTGGACATCCGCCGGGCCGCTGACCGGTTTCGGACCGAGAACGAGTGGCTCGACTCGCACCATTCGTTCTCCTTCGGCCCGTACTACGATCCCGCGAACGTCGGCTTCGGCCTGCTCCTCGTGCACAACGACGAGGTAGTTGCCCCTGGCACCGGATTCGCCACGCATCCCCACCAGGACCTGGAAATCGTCACCTGGGTACTACGCGGCGCTCTCGTCCACCAGGATTCTCAAGGCCACAACGGGATCGTCTACCCCGGCCTCGCCCAGCGGATGAGCGCCGGTAGCGGAATCCAGCACTCGGAGAAGAACGACGCCGGCGAACCGGTGCGCTACGTGCAGATGTGGGTCCGGCCCGACGAGGTCGACCTACCACCGTCGTACCAGCAGGCGGAGGTCGACGACGCCCTGTCCAGCGGCGGACTCGTCCCCATCGCGTCGGGTCTCCCCAAACACGCCGACACCACAGCCATCCACATCAACCAACGCGGCGCCGGCCTGTACGCCGCCCGCCTCACCCCCGGCGCGGCGGTCGAGTTGCCGACGGCCCCTTACGTCCACCTCTTCGTTGCCCTAGGCACCATCACCCTCGAAGGCGCAGGCGAACTCAACACCTCAGACGCCGCCCGCCTCATCGCCTCCGACGGCCCGCGCGTCACGGCTGGCCCGGAAGGCGCGCAGATCCTGGTCTGGGAAATGCGTCCGTAG